TCCGGAGGGCGGGGTCTGCCCGTGTGGCGCGATAGGCGAACTCGACGTCCTCCCACGCCGCGTGCGGGAACTCCTCGTCGAAGCCCCCGAGCACCAGGAACGTCCCGCGGGGAAGCGACACGTTCGACGTGTAGAAGAAGTTGAACGGGACGTCGTCCGGGTCCGGAATGATCGCGTAGCCGAACTGCGTACCGTTCTCGTTGAGGTGCGTGAGGAACGGCGTGACGCGCATCCGTTCCTCGTCCCAGGTCGTGTAGCCGAGGACCGCGAGGGGACCGGATCCGCCGAGACGGTGGGCCTTCTCGTGCGCCGAGAGAAAACCAGGCTCCGGAACGGTGTCGTCCCCGAGGAAGAGGACGATCTCGCCCTCCGCGGCCGCGGCCCCCCGATTGCGCGCACGCGCCGGTCCCGAGTTCTCCTGTGAGAGCGCCTTCGCTCCGGGCGTTCGCGTGGCCCATTCCCTGAGGAACGCGTTCGTTCCGTCCCGCGACCCGTCGTCGACGACGACGACCTCGACGCCGAACGGCAGGCGCGCGCGCTGCAACTCGAGGGCGGCGAGGGTCCGCTTCAGCTCCGCGAGACGGTCGAACGTCGGGATGACGACGGAAACCCGAATGGCGGGAACGAAGGCGTCGGGCCGCTCGGGCCCGGCGCGGCGGCAGAGGGCGGGCCACGGGAGGGCGACGGCCTCCGCGCACGACAGCTCGAGGAAGGCCTCGGCCTTCGTCGCCCCTGCCGGGAGGGTCATCGCCCGGTAGGAGCTGATCCCTGCGACGAGCGCGTCGAAGGGCCTCTCGTTCAGCTGGCTCGCGAACGCGGCCACCGCGGCGGACTTTCGCGCCGCGACCGCGTCGACGGCGACGAGCCGGTTCGGGGCGAGCGGTGCGCTCACCTCGTAGAAGACGAGTCTCGCCGGCGCGTCGGGCCAGGCACGCAGGAACGCCGTGTGCGCCGCGCGCGCGGCGGCACGGTGGTCCGGGTGCGTCTCGGCGGGTGACGGCACGAGGACGGAGTCCGGCCTGACCTCCGAGAAGAGCGCCAGGAGAGCCGCGACGAGGTCCTCGCCCCGCGCCGCGAGCGAGCGGTCCTGGAACCCGAGGGCCCGCGGCGGCTCGGTGCCGAGGATCTCGGCGGCGCGCGTCGATTCCGCCAGGCGGGTGGCGACGTACGCGGCGGCGTCCGAGCTTCCCGAGAAGTCTCCCCCACCACCGTCGGTCAGGAGAACGGGAACGACGCGCCCCCCGGCGGATGCCACGAGAGCCGAGAGCCCGCCGCACCCGAAGACCTCGTCGTCAGGATGGGGCGCCAGGACGAGGAGCGTCTCGCGCCGAACCTCGGCGGCGCCGTAGGGGACGAGAAGGCACTCCTCGTAGACGGGAGGGGACGACATCGGGACCGCTATGATGCCCGAGATGCGCGTCCTGCACGCCGTCCACGGGTTCGCGCCCGAGTTCCGGGGTGGCGTGGAGGCGTACGTGGAGTCCGTGGCGTCGGCGCAGAAGGCCCGCGGAGACGACGCCTTCGTCCTTTCGGGCTCCGATCGCCGCGGCAGCTCGGCCCGCTTGACGGAAGAGTTCGTCGCCGGCGTTCCCGTCTTCCGGCTCGAAGGGCTCGGCCCGCACACCGAACGCCTGCGCGACCGCCCCGACGGCGAAGCGATCGTCCGCGGCCTCCTCGGGCGCCTGGGCCCCGACGTCCTCCACGTCCACTCCTGGCTGCGCCTCGTCCCGAACCTCGCGGCCGTGGCCGCCGCGGCAGGGACCCCCACGGTCGCGACGCTCCACGACGTCGCCCTCTCCTGCCCCCGCGTCCACCGCCTGAAGGCCGACCTTTCGTTCTGCCGGGCTCCCGAGTCCCCCGGGCTCTGTACCCCTTGCGTGAGGCGCGACCCGTGGGAGACGGATTCCGAGGTCGAAGACGAGCTGTCGCTGAGGGCGTCCTTCCTCGAAAGGGAGCGGTCTCTCCTCGCGGCCGTGCTCGTGCCGTCCGAGGCGCAGCGAAGGCTCCTCGAGGAGGTCGGGGCCTTTCCCGGGGGAGCGCTCGCGGTCCTTCCGGTCGCCCTGCCGGAGCTTCCCTTCCCTGCGGCCGCTGCCGCGCGCGCCACGCCAGGTCTCGACGTCGGCCACTGGGGAAACCTCCTCCCGGCGAAGGGAACGCACCTCCTCGTTGCGGCGGCGGCCTCCCTCCCCGAGTCGCTCGGCGTCGTCGTCCACCTCTTCGGAACGGCGCCGGACGCGGCATTCGAGAGCGCGCTGCGGTCCTCCGCACCACCGGGCCGCGTCGTCTTCCACGGTCCCTACGTCCCCTCCGATCTCCCACGCTTCCCGCTCGACGCCGCCGCGTTTCCTTCGCTGGCGCACGAGTCGCACTCGTTCACGCTCGACGAGGCCTTCTCCCTCGGCCTGCCCCTGGTCGTTTCCGACGCGGGAGCCCTTCCCGAACGGGTCGGACCTCGCGGCCTCGTCGTGCGCTCCGGCGACGCAGAAGGCCTCGCGGACGCGCTCCGGCGCCTTGCGGAGGAACCCGGCCTCCGCGCGCAGCTGCGCGCCGCCTGCCCTTCCGAACCGCCGATCCCGTTCCCGGAGCACCTCTCCCGGCTGGACGCGGTCTACCGGGCAGCGTGCCAGGCCGGAGCGCGCAGCCTTCCGGCACTCCCCGCGGCGCAGGAACGGCTGCTGGCACTCCAGCGGAGGGCCTCCCGCCGCCTGGACGAGGCCCTCGCGGCGAGAGCGGGGCTCGACCGCCTGCAGGCCCAGGCGACGTCGGCCGTCGAGGCGCGGGACGTCGAGCTCACGCGTCTCTACGACACCGAGGTCGCGCTGCGCGCCGAGGTCTCCTCCCTCGGCGAACGGCTCGCGCATGCGGTGCAGGATCTCGACGCCGAGAGGCACGCGACCGGGGCGGCGCACGGCCAGCTCCAGGCGGTCCTCTCGCGAAGGAGCGTCCGGCTCGCGCTCAGGCTCTCCCGCCTCCTGGGCCGGGGCTGAGCGGCTCGTCCTTGCGGAAGGCCGTCGAGACGAGGACGTCTCCCGAGGCCCGCTCCGTGACCCGGAGATAGACCGGCCCCGCGGGGACCCGCTCCCAATCGGCCCCCGCCAGATCGAGGAAGCCCTCCTCGACGAATCGTCCCGCCGCCGGAGCCAGCTCGGGGACCGTGGTGATCTCGACGAGAACCCGCCCCCGGAAGCTCCACTCGAGGCGGGGCGGCGTTCGGACCACCGGGACGTCGCGGGCGGCGGCGGCCGGCAGGAGCGCTCCCGCCGCACCGCGGAGCGCGCGGGCCGCCCCGGAGAAGTGAAGGTCGAAGTAGCGCTGCTCGGACACCAGGAAGGCGGCGAGAGAACCCTCTGCCGAGCGCGCGGTGCTCTGCCCGTGGAGGTGGACGACGCGCGAGGCGGGAACGAGGATCGCCGAGAGCCCCTCGTGAGCCAGCCGGACGGCCCAGTCGGTGTCCTCGTAGAAGAGCGGATACCGGTCGTCGAAGGGCCCGACCCTCGTCCAGACGTCGCGCGGGACGGCGACGAGGGCGCCGACGAGGCCGGGGACCGCGATCGGGGAGGACGCCTCCCACTGCGGCAGCGCGACGGCGTGCCAGGCTCTCCGGAGAGGAGCGCCCCATGCCAGCCGCGAGCGGGCGAGGATCTTCGCGACCTCCTCACCCGGGGAAGGGAGCCAGAGAGGCGGAAGGAGCCAGCGTCCCTCCTCGTCCCACGTGAAGCGGGGCCCGGCCGCGCCGGCGTTCGGCGTCTCCAGGGCCCTGATCAGCGGAGGGAGCGAGCCGCTCGGAAAGACGAGGTCCGGGTTCGCGAGGAGGAGAACGTCGCCGGTCGCCGCCCCGACCCCGGCGTTCAGCCCGCCGGCGTAGCCGGCGTTCGTCGCGAGCGGCACGTAACGGACCTGGTCGAGCGTCCCCAGGAACGCGCGTTCATCCGGCTCGGCGCTGTTGTCGACGACGACGACCTCGAGGGGGACGCCTGCACCGGCCGCCTCGCGTCGAAGACTCGCGACGCAGCCGGCGGCGAGGGCCGCGGAGCGGTAGTTGACGATGACGGCGGAGAGGAGGCGCACCAGCGACCGCATTCTTTGGTAACGTCGCGGACGAATGCAACCCGTGGACGCCCGACCGAGACGGACCGGCACGCGGACCCGGACGGCAGCAGGTTGACCCGCCTCGAGGTGAGGGCGTTCGCGCCGGGAGACCTTCCGGGCATCCAGAGGCTCTTCCAGCGCGCCTACGGGTCCGAGCTCAGGGCCGAGGAGTGGGAGTGGAAGTACGGGCGGAGCCCGTTCGAGCACTTCGGCGTCGTCGGCGAGCGGCAGGGCGAGGTCGTCGCGTACTACGGCGGGTGGCGGTGGCGCCTCCACGGCGCCGGCGAGCGGCGCGACGCTCTCGTCTTCTGCGACATCATGACCGACCCCTCGGCACGTATGGCCGGGCGCCTCCCGCCGCTCATCCCGCTGCACGAGGCCGCGATGGGGCTCGCTTCTGCGGCCGGCATCCCTTATTTCTGCGGGTTCCCGAACCGGGGCGCCGCTCGCTTCGGAAGCCGGTTCCTCGGGTACCGCTACGAGTGGATGGCCGCCTGCTCGGCGCCCCTGCCCACGCTCACCGTCCGGCCCCGGACGGCTTCGACGTGGCGATCTCCGACACGTTCCCGGAGGAGATCGACGCGCTCGCCGGCCGGCTCCACGCCCTCCCCGGCTTCCGCGTGGAGCGGTCGCGCGCCGTCCTCAACTGGCGCTACCACGCACGCCCCCAGCGTTACTACCGCGTCTACACGGTGCTCGCCGGGGGAGAGGCGAAGGCGTACGCCGTCGCCTCGACGGCGGGGCCCGTCGCGGTCCTCGTCGACCTGCAGTCGGGGCAGCCCGGCACGGGAGAGGGGCTCGACGCGCTCTTCTCCGCCGTCGCCCGCGACCTGGCGCCGCGGGGGATCACCGAGCTGCGGGTCGGCCTGACACGCTTCTCGCCCCTCCTGCCGCACCTGACGACCCTCTTCGGCTTCACCGTCACCGAGGACCAGAACCCCTTCGGGATCCTCCCCACCTCGCCCGCGGTGACGGTCGACGTGAGCCCCGCGAACTTCGACGCACGCTGGGGCGACAACGACGTCTTCTGATGTCGCGGATCCTCGTCCTCTCGCCGGAACCCGCGCGCTCCCGGATGGCCGGCATGGGGATCCGGGCGTGCGAGATCGCGCGGCATCTCGCGGCCGCCGGCCACTCCACGACGCTCGCCGCTCCCGGCGACCCCGCCGAAGCTCCGGAGTGGCTGGGCTCCTCGGGCGTCGCGCTCGAGCGGCTCGATGCCGCCACGCTCGCCCCGCTCGCGGCGCGACACGACGGCGCCGTCGTCTCCGGCCACGTCTCGAACGAGCTGTTCCGGGTCGCAGCACCGCTCCCGACTCTCGTCGACCTCTACGACCCGTTCCTCGTCGAGAACCTCGCCTACGCCTCACGCCTCGGCCCCGGGGTCTTCCGGCACGATCACGCCACGCTCTCCCTGCAGCTCGAGCGAGGCGACCGCTTCCTCGTCTCCTCGCCGCTGCAGCGCGCGTTCTTCGCCGGCTTCCTCCTGGCAATCGGCCGGGTGAACCCGGGAGTCTGGGCCGACGACCCCTCGCTCGAGCGGCTCCTTTCCGTCGCGCCCTTCGGTGTCCCCGCCGAGCCGCCGGTCCCGGGGCCGGCTCTTCTGCGGACGGCCGGCAACGGCATCGGCCCGGACGACCCCGTCCTCTTCTTCGGCGGCGTCTACGACTGGTACGACCCCGCGGCCCTTCTCGCCGTCTTCGACCGCGTGCTCGAGAGCGTCCCCGCGTGCCGCCTCGTCTTCGTGGCGAGCCCCAATCCCGACACGACACCGCAGGGCGCCTACGCGCGGGCGGCGGAGACGGCGCGCGCGCGCGGCTGGCACGGCCGCCAGGTCCTGTTCGTCCCGTGGTTCCCGTACGACGCCCGTGGCGCCGTCTACCTCGAGGCGACGGCCGCGGTCCTGACGCACCGCCCCGGGCTCGAGACCGACCTGTCGCTGCGCACGCGCGGCCTCGACTTCCTCTGGGCGGGCCTCCCGATCGTCTCGAACCGGGGAGGCGCGATGGGGCAGCTCCTCGCCGATTCGGGCGCGGGGCTCCTCGTCGACACCGACGACGCCGAGGGTCTCGCCGCCGCCCTCGTGAAGGTCCTCACCGATCCGGCGGTCCGGGCCGACCTCTCGGCGCGCGGCCGGGCCGCGGCCGCGGCGTACCGCTGGGAACGGACCCTCGCGCCTGTCCTCGACTTCGCCGCCGCCCCCGCGTTCGACCCGCACCGCCCGGCCGCTCGCCCCGGCGCGGCAGGCGCCTCGCGCAGCCTGAGGGAGCGGCTCGCCGACGCCCTCTCCACGAGGCGCGGCCGGTGAGCGTCCCCGCCGTCTCGATCGTCGTCCTGACCCACGACGGGCGCGACCACCTCGCGACCTGCCTCGCCTCTCTCGCCCAGGACGGCTGGCCGTCCGGCGACGTCGAGGTCGTCGTCGTC
The Holophagales bacterium genome window above contains:
- a CDS encoding PIG-L family deacetylase, whose amino-acid sequence is MSSPPVYEECLLVPYGAAEVRRETLLVLAPHPDDEVFGCGGLSALVASAGGRVVPVLLTDGGGGDFSGSSDAAAYVATRLAESTRAAEILGTEPPRALGFQDRSLAARGEDLVAALLALFSEVRPDSVLVPSPAETHPDHRAAARAAHTAFLRAWPDAPARLVFYEVSAPLAPNRLVAVDAVAARKSAAVAAFASQLNERPFDALVAGISSYRAMTLPAGATKAEAFLELSCAEAVALPWPALCRRAGPERPDAFVPAIRVSVVIPTFDRLAELKRTLAALELQRARLPFGVEVVVVDDGSRDGTNAFLREWATRTPGAKALSQENSGPARARNRGAAAAEGEIVLFLGDDTVPEPGFLSAHEKAHRLGGSGPLAVLGYTTWDEERMRVTPFLTHLNENGTQFGYAIIPDPDDVPFNFFYTSNVSLPRGTFLVLGGFDEEFPHAAWEDVEFAYRATRADPALRMVYRPTARTRHNHPTDMASFRRRQKKAGEAAATFARKHPELAGWLGMEEAKARAGSRPLRLALQELAVRLLDPFGIPLPGGVYDRVLRWDYLRGIRSAVSASD
- a CDS encoding glycosyltransferase — its product is MRVLHAVHGFAPEFRGGVEAYVESVASAQKARGDDAFVLSGSDRRGSSARLTEEFVAGVPVFRLEGLGPHTERLRDRPDGEAIVRGLLGRLGPDVLHVHSWLRLVPNLAAVAAAAGTPTVATLHDVALSCPRVHRLKADLSFCRAPESPGLCTPCVRRDPWETDSEVEDELSLRASFLERERSLLAAVLVPSEAQRRLLEEVGAFPGGALAVLPVALPELPFPAAAAARATPGLDVGHWGNLLPAKGTHLLVAAAASLPESLGVVVHLFGTAPDAAFESALRSSAPPGRVVFHGPYVPSDLPRFPLDAAAFPSLAHESHSFTLDEAFSLGLPLVVSDAGALPERVGPRGLVVRSGDAEGLADALRRLAEEPGLRAQLRAACPSEPPIPFPEHLSRLDAVYRAACQAGARSLPALPAAQERLLALQRRASRRLDEALAARAGLDRLQAQATSAVEARDVELTRLYDTEVALRAEVSSLGERLAHAVQDLDAERHATGAAHGQLQAVLSRRSVRLALRLSRLLGRG
- a CDS encoding glycosyltransferase family 2 protein produces the protein MRLLSAVIVNYRSAALAAGCVASLRREAAGAGVPLEVVVVDNSAEPDERAFLGTLDQVRYVPLATNAGYAGGLNAGVGAATGDVLLLANPDLVFPSGSLPPLIRALETPNAGAAGPRFTWDEEGRWLLPPLWLPSPGEEVAKILARSRLAWGAPLRRAWHAVALPQWEASSPIAVPGLVGALVAVPRDVWTRVGPFDDRYPLFYEDTDWAVRLAHEGLSAILVPASRVVHLHGQSTARSAEGSLAAFLVSEQRYFDLHFSGAARALRGAAGALLPAAAARDVPVVRTPPRLEWSFRGRVLVEITTVPELAPAAGRFVEEGFLDLAGADWERVPAGPVYLRVTERASGDVLVSTAFRKDEPLSPGPGGGRA
- a CDS encoding GNAT family N-acetyltransferase is translated as MTRLEVRAFAPGDLPGIQRLFQRAYGSELRAEEWEWKYGRSPFEHFGVVGERQGEVVAYYGGWRWRLHGAGERRDALVFCDIMTDPSARMAGRLPPLIPLHEAAMGLASAAGIPYFCGFPNRGAARFGSRFLGYRYEWMAACSAPLPTLTVRPRTASTWRSPTRSRRRSTRSPAGSTPSPASAWSGRAPSSTGATTHAPSVTTASTRCSPGERRRRTPSPRRRGPSRSSSTCSRGSPARERGSTRSSPPSPATWRRGGSPSCGSA
- a CDS encoding glycosyltransferase family 4 protein; the protein is MSRILVLSPEPARSRMAGMGIRACEIARHLAAAGHSTTLAAPGDPAEAPEWLGSSGVALERLDAATLAPLAARHDGAVVSGHVSNELFRVAAPLPTLVDLYDPFLVENLAYASRLGPGVFRHDHATLSLQLERGDRFLVSSPLQRAFFAGFLLAIGRVNPGVWADDPSLERLLSVAPFGVPAEPPVPGPALLRTAGNGIGPDDPVLFFGGVYDWYDPAALLAVFDRVLESVPACRLVFVASPNPDTTPQGAYARAAETARARGWHGRQVLFVPWFPYDARGAVYLEATAAVLTHRPGLETDLSLRTRGLDFLWAGLPIVSNRGGAMGQLLADSGAGLLVDTDDAEGLAAALVKVLTDPAVRADLSARGRAAAAAYRWERTLAPVLDFAAAPAFDPHRPAARPGAAGASRSLRERLADALSTRRGR